One window from the genome of Terriglobales bacterium encodes:
- a CDS encoding sensor domain-containing diguanylate cyclase: protein MTQGAGIDRARQLHELNIFHDVAKALTSSLNLDSILQTIMEKVAEYFRPDTWSLLMVDEPKDELYFAIAVGDAAEALKTVRLKMGEGIAGWVARHGEPLIVPDVYNDPRFAKRIDEMTKWKTRSIVCMPLKSRQRVLGVIQLINVGLSEFDENEIFFLNALCDYAAIAIENARAVEKIQELTITDDCTGLYNARHLYKTLEAEVYRSARFGYEFTVLFIDLDRFKQVNDTHGHLVGSKLLAEVGYAIKAHLRLIDYAFRYGGDEFVILLPQTGKESATVVARRLLDFFRTTEFLKDENLNLNIRASFGLASYPEDAKSAHEIIRQADEMMYVVKNSTRDNIGIAQQGLLK from the coding sequence ATGACCCAGGGCGCAGGCATCGATCGGGCTCGCCAGTTACACGAGTTGAACATCTTCCACGATGTCGCGAAGGCGCTGACGTCATCGCTGAACCTCGACTCCATCCTTCAGACCATCATGGAGAAGGTCGCGGAGTATTTTCGTCCGGATACCTGGTCGCTGCTGATGGTCGACGAACCCAAGGACGAACTCTACTTCGCCATCGCTGTCGGCGATGCTGCTGAAGCTCTGAAAACCGTTCGCCTCAAAATGGGCGAGGGAATTGCCGGATGGGTTGCTCGCCACGGGGAGCCGCTCATCGTCCCCGATGTCTACAACGATCCTCGCTTTGCCAAGCGCATTGACGAGATGACCAAGTGGAAGACCCGTTCCATCGTCTGCATGCCGCTCAAGTCGCGTCAGCGCGTACTCGGCGTCATTCAGCTCATCAACGTCGGTCTGAGCGAGTTCGACGAAAATGAAATCTTCTTCCTCAACGCATTGTGCGACTACGCTGCCATTGCCATCGAGAACGCACGTGCGGTGGAAAAGATTCAGGAACTCACCATCACCGACGATTGCACCGGCCTCTACAATGCCCGGCACCTCTACAAGACTTTAGAGGCAGAGGTTTACCGCTCCGCACGTTTCGGCTACGAGTTCACTGTTCTGTTCATCGATCTCGATCGCTTCAAGCAGGTCAATGACACCCATGGCCATCTGGTCGGAAGCAAGTTGCTCGCCGAGGTCGGATACGCCATCAAAGCTCATCTCCGCCTGATTGACTATGCTTTCCGTTATGGCGGCGACGAGTTCGTCATTCTGCTTCCACAGACCGGCAAGGAATCAGCGACCGTTGTCGCCCGTCGTCTGCTCGACTTCTTCCGCACCACCGAGTTCCTGAAGGACGAGAATCTCAATCTGAACATCCGCGCCAGCTTCGGTCTCGCCAGTTATCCCGAAGACGCCAAGAGCGCGCACGAGATCATTCGTCAGGCCGACGAGATGATGTACGTGGTTAAGAATTCCACTCGCGATAACATCGGCATCGCCCAGCAGGGTTTGCTGAAGTAG
- a CDS encoding RodZ domain-containing protein, which yields MGTFGDRLRREREMRGIGLEEIAAATKISSRNLKALEDEKFNQLPGGIFNKGFVRAYAKFLGIDEEHIVAEYEAASHETEAAREEKLKVEFSKPPVKKDSEGQEISIEPKSQWGTIAAIVLVAVLAYGGYNVYQKKKVEREQHRQAEIAAQQQVQQRQRADAAAAAQAAQAQGVPSEGAPPEGTAPAEGTTAAPQTTPVTPEQKPVTEAQQATLKTPNPAATPSGPPFEVTMKVNSESWISVKVDGKLLVSGTLSAGTEKAFKGKDKIEMVLGKAGGVEVSYNGKPVENLGKGQDVRKITFTPSGYE from the coding sequence GTGGGAACATTTGGCGATCGCCTTCGTCGTGAACGAGAGATGCGAGGCATCGGATTAGAGGAAATCGCTGCCGCCACAAAGATATCCTCAAGGAACCTGAAAGCCCTCGAAGACGAAAAGTTCAACCAACTTCCCGGCGGCATCTTCAACAAAGGATTTGTACGGGCCTACGCGAAGTTCCTCGGCATCGACGAGGAGCACATCGTTGCGGAGTACGAGGCGGCCTCGCACGAGACCGAAGCGGCTCGCGAAGAGAAGTTGAAGGTGGAATTCTCGAAGCCACCCGTAAAAAAGGACAGTGAGGGGCAAGAGATTTCCATTGAGCCGAAGTCGCAGTGGGGCACCATTGCCGCGATTGTGCTGGTCGCAGTACTGGCGTACGGCGGGTACAACGTCTACCAGAAGAAAAAAGTCGAGCGAGAACAGCACAGACAGGCAGAGATCGCAGCCCAGCAGCAGGTGCAGCAGCGACAGCGCGCCGACGCTGCCGCGGCGGCGCAGGCCGCGCAGGCTCAAGGGGTGCCTTCCGAAGGAGCTCCTCCCGAGGGAACTGCACCAGCGGAGGGCACGACGGCGGCCCCGCAGACCACCCCTGTAACACCAGAACAGAAACCCGTTACGGAAGCGCAACAAGCGACGCTGAAGACACCGAACCCGGCAGCGACCCCGAGCGGACCGCCGTTTGAAGTGACTATGAAGGTCAACTCCGAATCGTGGATCTCGGTGAAAGTTGACGGCAAGCTGCTGGTGAGCGGCACGCTCTCGGCTGGAACCGAGAAGGCCTTCAAGGGGAAAGACAAAATCGAGATGGTGCTGGGCAAGGCGGGCGGGGTGGAAGTGAGTTATAACGGCAAACCGGTGGAGAACCTTGGCAAGGGCCAGGATGTACGCAAAATAACGTTCACCCCATCCGGGTACGAATAA
- the metK gene encoding methionine adenosyltransferase, with protein sequence MPSKKRYLFTSESVTEGHPDKIADQVSDAILDACLEQDPYSRVACETLTCTGTVFIAGEITTKAYVDFQSLVRGVVGSIGYDNALFGFDSNTCAVISSINKQSGDIAMGVDTGGAGDQGMMFGYATNETPELMPTPIALAHKLCLKLSQVRKNGMLPYLRPDGKSQVTVEYDDNHKPIRVDAVVVSTQHAETVTNEELRADILKHVIQAVIPSNLLDADTKYHINPTGRFVIGGPMGDTGLTGRKIIVDTYGGMGRHGGGAFSGKDPTKVDRSAAYMARYIAKNVVAAGLADRCEVQLAYAIGVADPVSVLVDTFGTGKVSDEKIAELVFKNFKMTPKGIMETLNLRRPIYRKTAAYGHFGRDDKDFTWEATDKAAALRSAAGLEVVAAKK encoded by the coding sequence TTGCCATCCAAGAAACGCTATTTGTTTACGTCCGAGTCGGTGACCGAGGGTCACCCGGACAAGATTGCCGATCAGGTTTCTGACGCAATCCTCGACGCCTGCCTGGAGCAGGACCCCTACAGCCGTGTTGCCTGCGAAACGCTGACCTGTACTGGCACGGTATTTATCGCCGGCGAAATAACGACCAAAGCTTATGTGGACTTCCAGTCGCTGGTACGGGGCGTGGTGGGTTCCATCGGCTACGACAACGCTCTGTTCGGCTTCGATTCGAATACTTGCGCGGTGATTTCGTCCATCAACAAGCAGTCGGGCGACATCGCGATGGGTGTGGACACAGGCGGCGCCGGAGATCAGGGCATGATGTTCGGTTACGCGACGAACGAAACGCCCGAACTGATGCCGACCCCGATTGCACTGGCCCACAAACTCTGCTTGAAGTTGAGCCAGGTTCGCAAGAACGGCATGCTTCCCTACCTTCGGCCTGATGGCAAATCCCAAGTCACAGTTGAATACGACGATAACCACAAGCCGATCCGCGTGGATGCCGTCGTGGTCTCGACGCAACACGCCGAGACGGTGACGAACGAAGAGCTTCGTGCCGACATCCTGAAGCACGTGATCCAGGCTGTGATTCCGTCGAACCTGCTGGATGCGGACACCAAGTACCACATCAACCCGACGGGCCGCTTCGTAATCGGCGGACCGATGGGCGACACCGGATTGACCGGCCGCAAGATCATCGTGGATACCTACGGTGGCATGGGCCGTCACGGCGGTGGCGCATTCTCGGGCAAGGATCCGACCAAGGTTGACCGCTCGGCCGCTTACATGGCGCGCTACATCGCGAAGAACGTTGTGGCTGCCGGACTTGCGGACCGCTGCGAAGTGCAGTTGGCGTATGCCATCGGCGTCGCGGATCCGGTCAGCGTGCTGGTGGATACGTTCGGCACCGGCAAAGTTTCCGACGAGAAGATTGCCGAGTTGGTGTTCAAGAACTTCAAGATGACCCCAAAGGGCATCATGGAGACACTGAACCTGCGCCGTCCGATCTACCGCAAGACAGCTGCGTACGGACATTTCGGACGCGACGACAAGGACTTCACCTGGGAAGCGACCGACAAGGCTGCTGCCCTGCGTTCTGCTGCCGGACTCGAAGTCGTAGCAGCAAAAAAATAA
- the ahcY gene encoding adenosylhomocysteinase, which translates to MATSKAKQESMATSATTTVPCDVKDFAMADLGKKRIDWANQSMNVLQIIRKEFIKNQPLKGIRIAACLHVTAETANLMITLRDGGADVALCASNPLSTQDDVAACLVRDYNIPVFAIKGEDNETYYQHIMSALDHKPHITMDDGADLVSIALTKRTDVVDGIIAGTEETTTGVIRLRAMAKEGVLKYPIIAVNDADTKHMFDNRYGTGQSTIDGIVRATNFLLAGSKFVVAGYGWCGRGLAARARGLGAEVIVTEIDPTKALEAVMDGYRVMSMHEAAKLGDVFCTVTGNKNVLAKDHFEVMKNGAIISNSGHFNVEIDIPALEKMSSSKRTTRNFVEEFSMKDGRKINLLGEGRLINLASAEGHPPSVMDMSFADQALSVDYLVKNHKSLEKKVFKVPDELDKRVAKLKLESMGIKIDRLTPEQEEYLAGWSEGT; encoded by the coding sequence ATGGCAACATCGAAGGCGAAACAGGAGAGTATGGCGACTTCCGCAACAACCACCGTTCCTTGCGACGTAAAAGACTTCGCAATGGCGGATCTTGGCAAGAAGAGAATCGATTGGGCAAACCAGTCGATGAACGTTCTGCAGATCATCCGCAAAGAGTTCATCAAGAATCAGCCGCTGAAGGGTATCCGCATCGCGGCTTGCCTGCACGTAACCGCTGAGACAGCGAACCTGATGATCACGCTGCGCGACGGCGGCGCCGATGTGGCGCTGTGCGCGTCGAACCCGCTGTCGACCCAGGACGACGTGGCCGCTTGCCTCGTGCGCGACTACAACATCCCGGTGTTCGCGATTAAAGGCGAGGATAACGAAACTTATTACCAGCACATCATGTCGGCGCTGGACCACAAGCCGCACATCACGATGGACGACGGCGCAGATCTCGTGTCGATCGCGCTCACGAAGCGCACCGACGTCGTGGACGGCATTATTGCCGGTACGGAAGAGACGACGACCGGCGTCATCCGCCTGCGCGCGATGGCCAAGGAAGGCGTGCTGAAGTATCCCATCATCGCCGTGAACGATGCCGACACCAAGCACATGTTCGATAACCGCTACGGCACCGGTCAATCCACGATTGACGGTATCGTGCGCGCGACGAACTTCCTGCTTGCGGGTTCGAAGTTCGTGGTTGCCGGCTACGGCTGGTGCGGACGCGGTCTTGCTGCCCGCGCTCGCGGACTTGGCGCGGAAGTGATTGTGACCGAAATCGATCCGACGAAGGCGCTGGAAGCCGTGATGGATGGCTATCGTGTGATGTCGATGCACGAAGCCGCGAAACTCGGCGACGTCTTCTGCACCGTGACCGGCAACAAGAACGTGCTGGCGAAGGACCACTTCGAAGTGATGAAGAATGGCGCGATCATTTCGAACTCCGGCCACTTCAACGTCGAAATCGATATTCCGGCACTGGAGAAGATGTCGTCTTCGAAGCGGACCACTCGTAACTTCGTCGAAGAGTTCTCGATGAAGGACGGCCGCAAGATCAACCTTCTGGGTGAAGGCCGTCTGATCAACCTGGCGAGCGCGGAAGGACATCCGCCGTCGGTGATGGACATGAGCTTTGCCGACCAAGCGCTTTCGGTCGATTACCTTGTGAAGAACCACAAGAGCCTCGAAAAGAAGGTGTTCAAGGTTCCAGACGAGCTCGACAAGCGCGTTGCGAAGTTGAAGCTCGAGTCGATGGGAATCAAGATCGATCGTCTGACGCCGGAACAGGAAGAGTACCTGGCAGGGTGGTCGGAAGGCACATAG
- a CDS encoding metalloprotease family protein yields the protein MVIIPGFLIALATFPGVIIHEAAHLLFCRMTGLAVFDVKFFQLSNPAGYVIHEQTDDFKKTFLVSMGPFFVNTLLCLVFCLAAFLPIWELKIDDYLGYFFYWLGISIGMHAFPSTVDLKHIWKLAPQYAKKGNLLAILSYPIVVVLYPLNFLRVVWADLGYGLAVGILGPLAIFKALA from the coding sequence ATGGTCATCATTCCCGGATTCCTGATTGCACTCGCCACGTTCCCGGGGGTCATCATTCACGAGGCTGCACACCTGCTCTTCTGCCGTATGACCGGACTGGCCGTCTTCGACGTGAAATTCTTCCAGCTCTCGAATCCGGCCGGGTATGTGATCCACGAGCAGACAGATGACTTCAAGAAGACATTCCTGGTCAGCATGGGACCGTTTTTCGTGAACACGCTGCTTTGCCTTGTCTTCTGCCTTGCGGCGTTCCTTCCAATCTGGGAACTGAAGATCGACGACTATCTCGGTTATTTCTTCTACTGGCTTGGCATCTCGATCGGAATGCACGCGTTTCCGTCGACCGTGGATTTGAAGCACATCTGGAAACTGGCTCCGCAGTATGCGAAGAAGGGGAATCTGCTTGCCATCCTGAGCTATCCGATTGTGGTTGTCCTTTATCCGTTGAACTTCCTGCGCGTAGTGTGGGCGGACCTGGGGTATGGGCTGGCGGTTGGAATTTTGGGACCGCTGGCAATCTTCAAGGCATTGGCGTAG
- a CDS encoding Clp protease N-terminal domain-containing protein, with translation MFERYTERARRTIFVARYEAAELGAQEIETEHLLLGLIRESHHLLRFLPALNTLGELRNEILASVPVREINSSQDIPLAMPAKRMLAYAAEEAESLGHTHVGTEHLFLGLLRESDSLGGKLCTKYGAELGKTRQLMMTSASAVMPGQQGGNYVRHQAEGCVIFVEANSGERVGITGLNALDRIPREGEFVSLDDYRNRPRKFRVVEVVYHFHRDPANAPASAHRLSSVTVRVLQIAGHPGAITDST, from the coding sequence ATGTTCGAGCGATATACAGAAAGGGCACGCCGGACCATTTTCGTCGCCCGCTACGAAGCCGCGGAACTCGGTGCGCAGGAGATTGAAACCGAGCACCTGTTGCTTGGCTTGATCCGCGAGAGCCATCACCTGCTGCGCTTCCTGCCTGCCCTCAACACATTGGGCGAACTGCGCAATGAGATCCTGGCTTCGGTGCCGGTCAGGGAGATCAATAGCTCGCAGGATATCCCCTTGGCCATGCCGGCAAAACGAATGCTGGCGTATGCCGCCGAGGAGGCGGAGTCGTTGGGCCATACGCATGTCGGGACGGAGCACTTGTTCCTCGGCCTGCTGCGCGAAAGCGATTCGTTGGGCGGAAAACTCTGCACAAAGTACGGCGCCGAACTCGGCAAGACGCGCCAGTTAATGATGACGTCGGCGAGCGCCGTCATGCCGGGGCAGCAGGGTGGCAATTATGTTCGCCATCAGGCCGAAGGATGCGTCATCTTCGTGGAAGCGAACTCGGGCGAGCGAGTCGGCATTACGGGACTGAACGCGCTGGACCGGATTCCGCGCGAAGGAGAATTCGTCAGCCTGGATGATTACCGTAATCGTCCGCGGAAGTTCCGGGTGGTAGAGGTGGTGTATCACTTTCATCGAGACCCGGCGAATGCACCGGCATCTGCACACCGATTGTCCTCGGTGACAGTGCGAGTGTTGCAGATCGCAGGCCATCCTGGTGCGATTACGGACAGCACGTAG
- a CDS encoding PadR family transcriptional regulator, with amino-acid sequence MSSVPTSLEFALLGLVRMHPQSGYDLRKTFSSTPLRAYSDSPGSIYPALRRMEAKQWIVATAEKDSNRKRQVYRVTATGKKALVYWLQKPVTRDDIVWRLNDLILRFAFLDGNVPRRATLRFLGEFDRELDSYLRDLRSYSHDSGMNKSINTGTLAFQFGVEGFEANLAWVRRVRKQLEGDQP; translated from the coding sequence ATGAGTTCCGTTCCCACATCGCTGGAATTTGCGCTGCTCGGCTTGGTGCGAATGCATCCGCAGTCGGGATATGACCTGCGCAAGACCTTCTCATCGACTCCCCTTCGCGCATATAGCGACAGTCCAGGTTCGATTTACCCGGCGCTTCGCCGAATGGAAGCCAAGCAGTGGATTGTGGCCACCGCCGAGAAGGACAGCAATCGCAAGCGGCAGGTGTACCGTGTGACTGCCACGGGAAAGAAAGCGTTGGTGTATTGGCTGCAGAAGCCGGTCACGCGCGATGACATCGTCTGGCGCCTCAATGACCTGATTCTCAGATTCGCTTTCCTCGACGGCAACGTACCGCGGCGGGCCACCTTGCGGTTCCTCGGAGAATTCGACCGCGAACTCGACTCTTATCTCCGCGACCTGCGCAGCTACTCGCACGATTCGGGGATGAACAAAAGCATCAACACCGGCACGCTCGCCTTTCAGTTTGGGGTCGAAGGTTTCGAAGCAAACCTCGCGTGGGTGCGGCGCGTCCGCAAACAACTCGAAGGAGATCAGCCATGA
- a CDS encoding ABC transporter permease, translated as MELRAIIQVALRALARNKMRSVLTMLGIVIGVAAVIAMVAIGQGAQQQVQAQISSMGSNVLFVSAGSVNRGGIRMGGGATKTLVDSDVQAIIRECTACAAAAPGSASSQQVVYGGQNWSTRINGTTPDFFQVRDWPFAEGGSFTQDDVRMSANVAVIGETVRQNLFGAVDPIGQTIRIGTLPFQVVGVLIPKGQSGMGADQDDAVYVPISTLQKKITGQDWLGYVMVSAKSQEASYAAQQQITALLRDRHRIQPGQDDDFFVRNLADVAELANQSSEVLTLLLASIASVSLLVGGIGIMNIMLVSVTERTREIGIRIAIGATEEDVQRQFLTESMVMSLMGGIIGVTLGITTSVVISSVLKWPVLVSPLSIVVAVAFSIAVGVFFGYYPARKASRLDPIEALRYE; from the coding sequence ATGGAACTCCGCGCCATCATTCAGGTCGCTCTACGGGCACTGGCGCGCAACAAAATGCGTTCGGTGCTCACCATGCTCGGCATCGTGATCGGTGTTGCCGCTGTCATTGCCATGGTCGCCATCGGCCAGGGAGCACAACAACAGGTACAGGCCCAGATCTCCTCGATGGGATCGAACGTGCTATTCGTAAGCGCCGGAAGCGTGAATCGTGGTGGCATACGCATGGGCGGAGGCGCTACCAAAACACTCGTCGACTCAGACGTCCAGGCCATCATCCGCGAGTGTACTGCCTGTGCCGCCGCGGCCCCCGGTTCCGCTTCTTCACAGCAGGTCGTTTACGGCGGCCAGAACTGGAGCACCCGCATCAATGGCACCACGCCCGATTTCTTCCAGGTCAGGGACTGGCCTTTCGCGGAAGGAGGCTCCTTCACCCAGGATGACGTTCGTATGTCGGCGAATGTCGCGGTGATCGGTGAGACAGTTCGGCAGAACCTCTTCGGCGCAGTCGACCCCATCGGCCAAACCATCCGCATCGGTACGTTGCCGTTCCAGGTTGTCGGCGTTCTCATTCCCAAGGGACAGTCCGGCATGGGTGCCGATCAGGACGATGCGGTCTACGTTCCCATATCGACCCTGCAGAAGAAGATCACCGGACAGGATTGGCTTGGCTACGTGATGGTCTCTGCCAAGTCGCAGGAAGCAAGCTACGCGGCACAGCAGCAGATTACTGCGCTCTTGCGGGATCGTCATCGCATCCAGCCGGGACAGGACGACGACTTCTTCGTTCGCAACCTGGCCGATGTGGCTGAACTTGCGAATCAGTCCTCCGAGGTATTGACCCTGTTGCTGGCCTCCATTGCGAGTGTTTCATTGCTGGTCGGCGGCATCGGCATCATGAACATCATGCTCGTCTCCGTAACCGAGCGTACTCGCGAGATTGGGATCCGCATCGCCATCGGTGCAACCGAAGAAGATGTTCAGCGCCAATTCCTGACAGAATCCATGGTGATGAGCCTCATGGGCGGCATCATCGGGGTCACACTCGGGATCACCACTTCTGTCGTCATCAGCAGCGTCCTGAAATGGCCGGTCCTCGTGTCGCCACTCTCGATTGTTGTGGCGGTTGCTTTCTCAATTGCCGTGGGCGTCTTCTTCGGATACTACCCGGCGAGAAAAGCTTCGCGACTCGACCCTATTGAAGCACTGCGTTACGAGTAG
- a CDS encoding TldD/PmbA family protein, producing the protein MLACHMKEIGSWVLDICSARGAEYAEARVVDERHRALATKNGKIASASDSESLGLGIRVLADGAWGFAATEDLTRAGVETAAAQALEIARASAQVKKDGVRLAPEKAYQDDWSSPCQIDPFSISIEQNLDLLMKIDAELRSVQGVTLAETNLNFRRYEQWFYNSDGSDIHQLKYTTGAGYAAYSFEGTEIQKRSYPNSFGGQWQDKGYELVEQLKLLENARRIGEEAVALHKADQCPEGRFDIILDSSQLGLQIHESVGHPIELDRVLGMEANFAGTSFLTLDKLHSLKYGSDIVNVVADATESHGPGLGTFKYDDEGVPAQCTPIISNGLFTGYLSSRDTAHMIGLKRSGGTMRAESWNRVPMIRMTNISILPGEKPLTLDELIASTDHGIFFKTNRSWSIDDKRYNFQFGTEIGWEIKGGKLTRMLKNPSYSGITTDFWNSMEAICSRDQWTLWGTPNCGKGQPQQVMGTGHGAAPARFRNVKVGTAYKGAE; encoded by the coding sequence ATGCTTGCCTGTCATATGAAAGAGATTGGCTCCTGGGTTCTGGACATCTGCTCGGCTCGTGGAGCCGAGTACGCTGAAGCGAGAGTGGTTGACGAGCGGCATCGGGCGCTCGCAACGAAGAACGGGAAAATAGCGTCGGCCTCCGACTCGGAGTCTCTGGGATTGGGAATCCGGGTGCTTGCGGATGGCGCATGGGGCTTCGCCGCAACAGAGGATCTGACGCGGGCGGGTGTGGAAACGGCCGCTGCCCAGGCGCTGGAGATCGCGCGCGCGTCGGCACAAGTCAAGAAAGATGGAGTCCGGTTAGCGCCGGAGAAGGCGTATCAGGATGACTGGTCGAGTCCCTGCCAGATTGACCCGTTCAGCATTTCCATTGAGCAGAATCTAGATTTGCTGATGAAGATCGATGCGGAACTTCGTTCGGTGCAGGGCGTGACGCTTGCCGAGACGAACCTGAACTTCCGCCGTTACGAGCAGTGGTTCTACAACTCGGACGGATCGGATATTCACCAACTCAAGTACACGACCGGCGCAGGATACGCCGCGTACTCGTTTGAGGGCACCGAAATCCAAAAACGGTCGTATCCGAATTCGTTCGGCGGACAGTGGCAAGACAAAGGCTACGAACTCGTCGAACAACTGAAGCTGTTGGAGAATGCCCGAAGAATTGGTGAAGAAGCTGTCGCGCTGCACAAGGCCGATCAGTGTCCCGAGGGGCGGTTCGACATCATTCTTGATTCTTCGCAATTGGGACTACAGATTCACGAGTCCGTGGGACATCCGATTGAACTTGACCGAGTGCTCGGGATGGAGGCGAACTTCGCCGGCACATCGTTCCTCACGCTGGACAAGCTGCACAGCCTGAAATACGGCAGCGACATCGTGAACGTGGTCGCCGACGCGACCGAAAGCCACGGGCCGGGCCTGGGGACGTTCAAGTATGACGACGAGGGCGTACCTGCACAATGCACGCCGATCATTTCGAACGGTCTGTTCACGGGATATCTGAGCTCGCGCGACACGGCGCACATGATCGGCTTGAAACGCTCGGGCGGGACGATGCGCGCGGAGAGTTGGAATCGTGTGCCGATGATTCGGATGACAAACATCAGCATCCTGCCGGGTGAAAAACCGCTGACACTGGATGAGCTGATCGCCTCAACCGATCACGGAATCTTCTTCAAGACGAACCGGTCCTGGTCGATTGACGACAAGCGTTACAACTTCCAGTTCGGCACTGAAATCGGGTGGGAGATCAAGGGCGGCAAACTTACTCGGATGTTGAAGAACCCTTCGTATTCGGGAATCACCACGGACTTCTGGAATTCCATGGAAGCAATTTGCTCGCGGGATCAATGGACATTGTGGGGCACTCCGAACTGCGGAAAAGGACAGCCGCAACAAGTGATGGGAACTGGACATGGAGCGGCGCCAGCGAGGTTTCGTAACGTAAAAGTCGGCACCGCATACAAGGGGGCTGAATAA
- a CDS encoding TldD/PmbA family protein — protein sequence MLSRDKASDIFDKVQKHSSADEVELIVNGGKSSLTRFANNEITQNVSEENYVLSVRVNLDGRTARATTNKFDEDSIRRVVESATALARVQDKDPDLLPMPAPSEFAAPISPVGRAFFETSSIGPRERAEAVGKMVGVAKQHDLNSAGIFATSESVEALFNSRGVSAYHTQTQADASITMIGTDSSGWQKATYPDARDLDPRRLAETAAKKAKESAHPKELPPGKYTVILEPAAVLDLVGFMFWDWGGQAILDERSFLNNRIGKRIFGENITIIDDVYHPLQTGAPFDGEGVPRKRVPLVENGTVERLVFSRGTAAKLKDSEFRDKVGPVEATGHGFPLPNEIGEMPTNIVITGPAGQSKTVDQMIASTERGILVTRLWYIREVEPYEKLLTGMTRDGTFLIENGQVRQGLLNFRFNESMIHMLNNVEAMSESVRSSGEESFDMVVPAMKVRDFNFTEVTKF from the coding sequence ATGCTCAGCAGGGACAAAGCCTCCGACATTTTCGACAAGGTTCAGAAGCACTCTTCCGCCGATGAGGTTGAACTCATCGTCAATGGGGGAAAGAGTTCGCTTACGCGTTTTGCGAATAACGAGATCACGCAAAATGTGAGCGAAGAGAATTACGTCCTGAGTGTTCGCGTGAATCTCGATGGACGCACCGCTCGTGCAACAACCAACAAGTTCGACGAAGACTCGATTCGGCGGGTGGTGGAGTCGGCCACGGCGTTGGCGCGGGTGCAGGACAAAGATCCCGACCTGTTACCGATGCCCGCGCCTTCGGAGTTTGCTGCGCCGATTTCTCCCGTCGGACGTGCCTTCTTCGAAACGTCCAGTATCGGACCTCGCGAACGCGCCGAGGCAGTCGGCAAGATGGTCGGCGTCGCGAAGCAGCATGACCTGAACTCTGCCGGAATCTTCGCCACGTCTGAAAGCGTGGAAGCGCTTTTCAACTCACGCGGCGTTAGCGCTTATCACACGCAGACTCAGGCCGACGCGTCGATCACGATGATCGGCACAGATTCGTCGGGTTGGCAGAAAGCGACGTATCCTGATGCGCGCGATCTCGATCCGAGGCGACTTGCGGAAACGGCGGCAAAGAAGGCGAAGGAGTCGGCGCATCCGAAGGAACTGCCTCCCGGCAAGTACACAGTCATTTTGGAGCCGGCGGCTGTTCTTGACCTGGTCGGCTTCATGTTCTGGGATTGGGGTGGACAGGCCATCCTCGACGAGCGCTCATTCCTGAATAACCGTATTGGCAAGCGCATCTTCGGCGAAAACATTACGATCATCGACGACGTTTACCATCCGCTCCAGACTGGCGCGCCATTTGACGGCGAAGGTGTTCCGCGAAAACGCGTGCCGCTGGTGGAAAACGGGACTGTCGAAAGATTGGTGTTCTCCCGGGGTACTGCAGCCAAGTTGAAGGATTCTGAGTTCAGGGACAAAGTCGGTCCCGTGGAAGCTACCGGGCACGGCTTCCCTCTTCCGAACGAAATCGGGGAGATGCCGACGAACATCGTGATCACCGGTCCGGCGGGCCAGAGCAAGACGGTCGACCAGATGATCGCATCGACCGAGCGCGGCATCCTCGTTACGAGACTCTGGTACATCCGAGAAGTTGAGCCCTACGAAAAGCTACTCACCGGGATGACGAGGGACGGCACTTTCCTTATAGAAAACGGCCAGGTACGCCAGGGATTGCTGAATTTCCGCTTCAACGAAAGCATGATCCACATGCTCAATAACGTGGAGGCTATGAGCGAATCGGTGCGGTCGAGCGGGGAGGAATCGTTCGACATGGTGGTTCCGGCGATGAAAGTCCGGGACTTCAATTTCACCGAAGTCACCAAGTTCTAG
- a CDS encoding PilZ domain-containing protein has translation MRSAVRFPVRLPIAIRAGAAEVMAETQDMSAGGVLFNIDSDMTIGSNIEFTISIPADVIGAPADVLVSGEGRVVRCSPEEGRKSVAAVIDEYRFERA, from the coding sequence ATGCGGAGTGCAGTGCGGTTCCCAGTGAGACTCCCGATCGCCATTCGTGCTGGGGCGGCGGAAGTGATGGCCGAAACGCAAGACATGTCCGCAGGCGGCGTTCTGTTCAACATCGATTCAGACATGACCATTGGCTCCAACATCGAGTTCACGATTTCTATCCCTGCAGACGTGATCGGCGCTCCGGCGGACGTTCTGGTCAGTGGGGAAGGTCGTGTAGTCCGGTGTTCGCCCGAAGAAGGGCGCAAGTCGGTAGCCGCTGTGATTGACGAGTATCGATTCGAACGAGCCTAG